From Juglans regia cultivar Chandler chromosome 8, Walnut 2.0, whole genome shotgun sequence, the proteins below share one genomic window:
- the LOC109005528 gene encoding pentatricopeptide repeat-containing protein At2g18940, chloroplastic-like has translation MEGALFHNRPVYPIPTDRPAQPNPPLKFTSTTLPPPPQSPPPASFPVDTLLQHLLHLSSPPNTIHRLKPIHPTQRSNTRFPAHHISVDSAEAGHELAHPKIITSVSAPQYENNKEEARLENGTLEFMSIKCKFMFNSILQQPLTSLNAFFDSVKFELREVDLISLLKALDLSDNRERAFLLIEWVSMNLSSENVKLDNQVIELMVRILGKESRHLNALKLFDVIPVEEYSLDIRAYTTILHAYSRTGKYRKAIAMFEKIKESGLSPTLVTYNVMLDVYGKMGRSWNKILVLLDEMRNKGLEFDEFTCSTVISACGREGLLKEAREFFAGLKSQGYAPGTVTYNSLLQVFGKAGIFSEALSILKEMEDNNCPPDSVTYNELVAAYVRAGFYEEGAAVIDTMTHKGVFPNAVTYTTVINAHGRAGKEDKALRLFNQMKVLGCVPNVCTYNAVLSMLGKRSRPEEMIKILCDMKLNGCAPNRITWNTMLAMCGDKGKHKYLSRILREMKHCGFEPDRDTFNTLISAYGRCGSQVDAAKMSEDMIEAGFTPCVTTYNAFLNALARRGDYRAAESVILDMRSKGFKPNETSYSLMLHCYAKGGNIRGIEKIENEIYDGPIYPSWMLLRTLILANFKCRALMGMERAFLELQKNGYKPDLVLFNCMLSIFAKKNMYDRAHEMLHLIHENGLQPDLVTYNSLMDMYARGGECWKAEEVLKGLQESGGKPDLVSYNTVIKGFCRQGLMQEAIRTLSEMTARGIRPCIFTYNTFVAGYVGQGMFTEADEVLGYMIQNNCRPNELTYKIVVDGYCKARKYKEAMDFVSKIKEMDNSFDDQFEQRLATRIREFLES, from the coding sequence ATGGAAGGTGCTCTCTTTCATAACCGGCCGGTGTATCCCATCCCGACCGACAGACCCGCCCAACCTAACCCGCCTCTGAAATTCACTTCAACAACACTGCCGCCCCCTCCTCAATCCCCGCCTCCTGCCTCGTTCCCCGTAGACACTCTCCTTCAGCACCTTCTTCACCTCTCTTCGCCTCCCAACACCATCCACAGGCTCAAACCCATACATCCAACTCAGCGCAGCAATACCCGATTCCCCGCCCATCACATTTCGGTTGATTCGGCCGAGGCAGGGCACGAACTAGCCCatcccaaaataataacttCAGTTTCAGCCCCACAGTATGAGAACAACAAAGAAGAGGCTCGACTAGAAAATGGCACTCTTGAATTCATGTCAATAAAGTgtaagttcatgttcaattcaATTTTACAACAGCCTTTGACTAGTTTGAATGCATTCTTTGATTCTGTCAAGTTTGAGTTGCGTGAAGTTGATTTGATCAGTCTCTTGAAAGCATTAGACCTTTCGGACAATCGGGAGAGAGCCTTTTTGTTGATTGAGTGGGTTTCCATGAACTTAAGCTCTGAAAATGTGAAACTGGATAATCAGGTTATTGAATTAATGGTTAGGATTCTTGGGAAAGAGTCGCGGCATTTGAACGCGTTGAAGTTGTTTGATGTTATTCCTGTTGAGGAATACTCGCTTGATATCCGAGCCTATACCACTATTCTTCATGCATATTCTCGCACTGGCAAGTACAGAAAAGCAATCGCTATGTTTGAGAAGATAAAGGAAAGTGGTCTCTCCCCTACTTTGGTAACTTACAACGTGATGCTTGATGTTTATGGGAAGATGGGTCGTTCTTGGAATAAGATTTTAGTCCTcttggatgagatgagaaacaAAGGGCTTGAGTTTGATGAGTTTACTTGCAGTACTGTGATATCTGCGTGTGGGAGAGAGGGCCTTTTGAAAGAAGCGAGAGAGTTCTTTGCTGGATTGAAGTCTCAGGGGTATGCACCTGGAACTGTTACTTATAATTCTCTGCTACAAGTGTTTGGGAAGGCAGGGATATTCTCAGAGGCTTTGAGCATCTTGAAGGAAATGGAGGATAATAACTGCCCACCTGACTCTGTTACTTACAACGAGCTTGTAGCAGCTTATGTCAGAGCGGGATTCTATGAAGAAGGAGCGGCTGTCATTGACACAATGACGCACAAAGGAGTATTTCCCAATGCTGTTACATATACCACTGTGATAAACGCTCATGGCAGGGCAGGAAAGGAGGACAAGGCCTTAAGGCTGTTCAACCAGATGAAGGTGTTGGGTTGTGTTCCTAATGTATGCACATACAATGCTGTTCTCTCAATGCTAGGGAAAAGATCGCGACCAGAAGAGATGATAAAGATACTCTGTGATATGAAGTTAAATGGATGTGCTCCAAACCGTATTACATGGAACACAATGCTTGCCATGTGTGGTGACAAGGGTAAACACAAGTATCTCTCTCGCATCTTACGGGAAATGAAGCATTGTGGTTTTGAGCCAGATAGAGACACCTTTAACACTTTGATCAGTGCATATGGCCGGTGTGGCTCTCAAGTTGATGCTGCTAAAATGTCTGAGGACATGATTGAAGCAGGTTTTACTCCGTGTGTTACCACTTATAATGCTTTTCTAAATGCTCTGGCTCGTAGAGGTGATTATAGAGCTGCAGAATCTGTCATTCTAGACATGAGAAGTAAGGGTTTCAAGCCAAACGAAACTTCATACTCACTGATGCTTCATTGTTATGCAAAGGGAGGGAATATCAGAGGCatagagaagattgagaacGAAATTTATGATGGTCCTATTTATCCTAGTTGGATGCTTTTGAGAACTCTCATTCTTGCAAACTTCAAGTGTAGAGCACTAATGGGAATGGAGAGGGCATTTCTGGAATTGCAGAAGAATGGATATAAGCCtgatttggttttgtttaatTGCATGCTCTCCATTTTCGCCAAAAAAAACATGTATGACAGGGCCCATGAGATGCTGCACTTGATTCACGAGAATGGGCTGCAGCCAGATCTCGTGACCTACAATAGCTTGATGGACATGTACGCTAGAGGGGGAGAGTGCTGGAAAGCAGAAGAAGTCCTTAAGGGACTACAAGAATCTGGTGGGAAACCAGACCTCGTGTCTTACAACACTGTCATCAAAGGATTTTGCAGACAAGGGCTCATGCAGGAGGCCATAAGAACTCTCTCAGAGATGACGGCCAGAGGGATTCGGCCCTGTATCTTTACATACAATACTTTTGTGGCAGGCTATGTTGGGCAGGGAATGTTTACAGAAGCGGATGAAGTATTAGGCTATATGATTCAGAATAATTGCAGACCAAATGAGCTAACTTACAAGATTGTAGTGGATGGTTATTGTAAGGCGAGAAAATACAAAGAGGCCATGGATTTTGTGTCAAAGATAAAGGAGATGGATAATTCTTTTGACGATCAGTTTGAACAGAGACTTGCTACCCGTATCAGGGAGTTTTTGGAGTCATGA